The window GCGTCGGATGAGACCGTCGGTTACACCGTCGGCGCGGGCCTGGAATACCTGTTCGCCCCGAACTGGTCGGCCAAGGTCGAATATCAGTATTACAACTTCGGCAGCACCGACGTGACCGTGCCGTCGGCCTCCACCGTGGTGAGCTACACCAACGACATCCACACCGTGAAGGCAGGCGTCAATTATCGCTTCAACTGGGGCGATATGGCTGCGGCGAAATTCTGACGGCAACACGCTTGCGGTATGGCTCTGACGCGCTGCGCACAAAGAGTTGACGCGGCGCCACATTACGAAACGATGATGACCACATTGCCGCCGCGGATCGCTTCAAAGATGCCACGAGGTTGAGCCGTCAAAGTCGCCCCCTGATGGCGTAAGCCGCTTCCCGCGGACGCTGCCCCCAGCATCCGCGGGAAGTTTTTCTTTGGAGTCGGAGCGGCCGCAGCGGCTGCGTTGATTCCTCATCCTGAGGAGGCGCGAAGCGCCGTCTCGAAGGACGAGGCCCGGGCGCCTCTATCCCCGTGGCCTCATGGTTCGAGACGCGCGTGCCGCGCTCCTCACCATGAGGGGCTATCTCGCCGAGTGCCTCACAACGGATCGTACCGATAGAACGGCGGATCCGGCTTGAGCTTTGTCGCCTCGACGCTGTCGTCGGAATCGTCGAACGCGACGGCCAGCGCCCAGATGATCCCGCCCAGGGCGATCATCCCGATCAGCATTCCGAATAGAAGAATCATAAGCACTCCTCTGCAATGACGGTCGGCTTCGGTCGCGGCTGCGATCGATGAGTCGAGCCGTCACCCGTGTGCCGCAGAAGCCGACCATCAACGTGGCCGATGTGGTGATGCGGCATGAAGAGTTGTTAAGTTGTGTGACCACACGGATCGATGACGTGGTGCGCGTGATGCAGGAAGGACACGCCTCCATCGATAAACCGCGAATATGTCTGCGCGGAAACGCAATTCACATCTCTTCATCCGCGACATTTCGGCAATCACTTATTCACGAGATCGCGACGGAGGGGGGCACCCTCAGGGTCGCTCCGTCAGGAAGCGCGTGTCGAACAGCGGCGCGCGCAGACGGATCGAAATAACTTTGGAGGGTATTGATGAAAACAGCGAACAGAATTTTGCTGGGCACCGCGGCCGGCTTTATTGCGTCCAGTCTTGTTGCGCTCGGCGGCGCACGGGCGGCCGATCTTCCGGTCAAGGCCAAGGCGGTCGAGTATGTCAGGATATGCTCGCTCTACGGCGCGGGCTTCTATTATATCCCCGGCACCGACACCTGCATTCGCATCGGCGGCGCGCTGCGCCTGGATACCTCGTTCAACGCCAGTACATATGATGTGCCGTTCTGGCAGGGCGGCACCGGTGGCGCGGGATCGTACAACCGCAACTACTACTCGACCCGCGAGCGCCTTAACCTGTTCATCGACACCCGCCAGGCCACCGACTATGGCGTGCTGCGCACCTATGCCAACATCCAGTTCGACTATGCGCAGGGCCGCGAGAATATTGCCGGTGGCTTTGTCGAGAACGACTTCCTGTTCATCCAGTTCGCCGGCTTCACCTTCGGCAAGGCGGTGTCGCAGTTCGATCCGCAATGGGCGCTGGCCAAGCCGTACATTTCGTCCGGCTTCCTCTCCGGCTCGAACAACTCAACCGGCATTGCGCAGTTGGCCTACACCGCCTCGTTCGGTGGCGGCCTGTCGGCCACGATCTCGCTGGAAGATGCCCAGCCTTATCGTTCCGCGGGCGTGGTGAACACGTCGCTGGGTGGCGCGAACGCGCTGCTCGGCCCGTTCGGCGCCTCGGCCGCCAATTACGGCACCAGCGGCAACAACTTCCAGGGCAATGCGCAGGGCGGCGACCACGTTCCCGATATCGTCGGCAACCTGCGTCTCGACCAGGAGTGGGGCACGCTGCATTTTGGCGCCGCGGCGCATGAAGTGCACGGCACTTATTACACGCCGAGCGACAGCGATTCAGGCAAGCCGGACTCGACCTGGGGCTTTGCGGTGACCGGCGCGATCGAATTGAAGAACCTGCCCACCGGCGTCGGCGACAGCCTGAAGATCTCGGCGGATTTCGCCAATGGCGCAGCCAAGTATGTGTTCGGCGGCACCTACGACACCTCCGGCGCCGGTCGGTTCGCCGCCATCGGTGGCGGCGGCATGGCGTTCGGTTACGTGCTGGATGGCGTGTACGGCACCGGCACCAGCATCATCAAGAGCAATGCCTGGGATATCAGCGGCTTCTACGAGCACTACTGGAATCCGGCCTGGCGCACCTCGGTGTTCGCCTCCTACAGCTCGATCTCTTATGGCTCCAGCGGCGATGCGCTGTTGCTGGCGATGGCCAATGGCGGCCGGCTCAGCACCGGTGTCACCACGGCCTCCGGCAGCTTCGATTTCAATGTGCTGCAGGTCGGCACGCGGACGGCCTGGACGCCGGTCAAGAATCTCACGCTGTCGGCTGAATTCACCTACAGCCGGCTGGACCAGCACCTGAACGGCACCTTCACCACCACCACCGCCGGCGTGCCCGCGGGCTCTGCGGCGGGCTCGGTGTACACGCTGAAAGATCAGAACCTCTACAACGGATCGGTTCAGATCCTGCGCAGCTTCTAGAGCATGATCCGGAAAAGTGGAGACCGGTTTTCCGAAAAGATCATGCTCAGAAAAAGAAGATCAGATCATGATGCGATTCCTGTAATCGCGTCATGATCTGATCGCCAACAACAGGAAAGGACGAACTCACATCTTCATGTAAAACCTTTAAGACCTCCAGAGGCCTCCGGTGGTGCCCCGCCGGAGGCCTTTTGTCGTCGGGCTATCTCGCCGTCCGTTCACACCACCAGCCGCCCCTGCCGGTCGGCCAGCGCGATCTGCGCTTCGGTGCCGGAGTTGAAGTCGAGGCGATCGGCCTCGATGCCGTCGCTGAAGATCACGCCGTTCTCGGGCATTCGCGAGCGCAGCCGCAACTGGTCGCCCTCGGCGAGCCGGCCGAACACCAACTGGGTCTGCGAAGCTTTGCTCGGGAACGGCTCGCGCACCGCGAACCGCAATTCATGGGTGTCCCAGGGCTGCGTCGCATAGGCCTCCGGCATGTCGTCGTGATAATAGCCGCGCGCCACCGCCAGCGATCCCGTCACGATGCTCTTGAACCATGCGGTCGAGCCGAGCCCGGTCGAGACGATCAGCCCGCTCGATGACTGGGTTTCCTTCCGCCCGTCGGCCTCGATTTCGTAGAATGCCGAGGTGTGTGTGCGCGCGCCGATGAACAGGTCGTTGACTGCGTGCAGCACTTGCCCGTCGGTCAGGATCGCCCTGGCCATGGTGACGGTCTTGAACGGCCGCTTGTTGGCGGCGACCTCGCCGAGCAGCGCAGCAAGGTCAGCCGACACGAACGGCAGCAGCACGCCGTCGTAACGGCCGGCGTCGGGGTTGACGCCGATCAGCGGATGGCCGTCCAGGTATTTCATGGTGTTGGCGACGACGCCGTCCTGGCCCAGCGCCACCACGATGTCGTGCGGACCGAAGATGAAGTTCGGCAGGAAGCTGCGCTCGATGATCTGGTAGCGACCCCATTGCTCCAGCGTCGCCACCGTGTGGCGGCGCTGCGCCATGTAGACGTCGTGCTCACGCTGATAGTCGCCGAAGTCCGCGCCCAGGTGCTCGACATAGAATTTGGCCTGCGCCTGTGTCTGGTATTTCGCGATCAGATCCTCGAGCCGCGTCTTGCGCGTCACCAGGACGATCTTGCGATCGTCGTTAGCGGCCACGGCTTCTCTCCACGGGCATCGGCCTCTCCAGCAGCGTCTGCAGCAGATCGGGAGAGACGTTGAGCTGGCCGATCCGCTCGGCCTTTTCCGCGATGCCTGTGAAGGCCTGGGCGATCAGCTGGTTCGGCTGCATGCCGGAGGCCGCCAGGGCCTGGATCACCTTGGTGTCGACGCCCTCGAAGATCTTCATCAGCGCGCCGACCCGATAGGCTTCGGCGTCCGCCAGCGTGCGGGTGTTGTCGCTGCTCAGTGCCACCAGGCTCTTGCGCTTGTCTTCAAGGGCGATGTCCGCAACCATGCCGGCTTCGCGCAGCTCGTTCTGCTTGGCCACCACGCTTGCTTCCGCGTCCATCTGGGTCTCGCGGATCGAACGCTTCTTCAACTCCACCGCGATCTCGGTGTCGAGTTCGCTCTCGCGGATCGCGCGTTCCTGCTCCACCGCGAAGTTGCGCCGGGCGAAGATCGCCTCGTCGGCGTGCTTGAGGATGGCCTCGCGGGCCTCCGCTTCCAGCGCCTTCGCGGTGTCGGGGGAGGGCTTCACGCCGCGGATCGAGACGCCGAGAATTTCGAGCCCGAGGGAGGCGATGTCGGCGCGGCCCTTCAGCCCGGCCATGATGGTCTCGGCGATACGATCGGAGGCTTGCAGCGCTTCCTTCAGCGTCATCGCCTTCACCGCCTGCTGGGCCAACACTTCGACCGCGCTCAGGATGCGTTGCGGCAACTGCTCCGGATCGTCGGATTCATAGGCCTTGCCGTCGCTCTTCAGCGCGAAGTTCAGCATGGAGGCCGCGGCTTTCGGGTCGCCGATCCGGTAGGCCACCTGGCCCTGTACGGTGAGGGTCTGAAAATCCCTGGCGGTGTGCTGGAAGATGAAGGCCGCGTCGCGGCTGCCGATCGGCACCGCCACCAGCGAAGTGGACGGCGCGTAATAAAATGTGGAGAGCCCGGCGCCGGCCTGGGTCACGTTGCCGCCCTTGTATTTCATCAGATAGGTGGTCGGCGGGGCCTTGATGAAGCGAACTCCGAACATCGCACTCTCCTGTCAATAAGTTGGTCTGAGCAACTAATTAAGTTGCACTGTACAACTAAGTCGACTAGTGTCAACTCCGAAGACGAGGGGACGAGAACACGCATGGCGCGGGAGGCTTTGTTACGGCGGACGGCAGGTGCTGACGCACTGCAGTTCGGCCGGCCGCTGAGCACCGTCGATGTGGTGATCTTCACCATCATCAATGACAGGCTGCAGGTGCTGCTGGTCCGGCGCGGCGATGATCCGTCCGGGCCGTTTCCGGGCGCCTGGGTGCTGCCCGGCGGTTTTGTCGATGTCGAGCGGGATAAGGATCTGGAAGCCTGCGCGCTGCGCAAGCTGCGGGAGAAGACCGGCGTCGCAAGCCCGTATCTGGAACAGCTCGGCAGCTGGGGCAGCGCCACCCGCGATCCGCGCGGCTGGTCGGCGACGCATGCTTATTTCGCGCTGATTCCCGCTGTCACAATCACGCTGACCAGCGGCGCCAATGCGGCTGAAACTCGCTGGTGGCCGATTTCAGGCGACCGGGCCGAACCGAAGCTCGGCTTCGACCACGGCGAGATTCTGTCAACCGCCGTCCGGCGGCTGCGCAGCAAGGTGGAGTACACCTCGCTGCCGGCCTACCTGATGCCACCGGAATTCACGCTGCCGGAGCTGCAGCGGGTGTACGAGACGGTACTCGACCGCCCGCTGGAAAAGAGTGCCTTCCGCACCCGCATTTTGGCGATCGACCTGATCGAGCCGATCGCCAAGATGCGCAAGGGACCCAACCGGCCCGCGCAACTCTACCGGTTGCGGAAATCGAAGACGCCGGTGGTATTCGCGCGGCCGTTTAATGCGCCGGAGTAGGGGCCGTCCCTTTGTGCCAGGATATGCCTCTGTGTATTTTAGTTGACTGGCTTTATCCTGCTCTGCGGCGGCGATAAGGCGTCCCAAAGCAGGGACATCAAAGTGGCTTAGCGGATGGCGAAGGACGTTTGTTCAATGGCCCTCAAGACCACCAAGTTCGATGTCCAGGACCACCTGAAGTCGCTCGGGGAGCAGATCGCCTATCTAGAAGCGGCGATGGACGATGGCGATTCGTCATTCATCGCGACCGCAATCGGCGACATCGCCAGGGCACGTGGCGTCACGCAGTTCGCACGGGAAACCGGGCTGAGTCGCGAAGCCATCTACAAGGCATTCCGTCCCGGCGGCAACCCCACTATCGAAACGCTGAACAAGGCGATGAAGGCGCTTGGTCTGAAATTGAAGCTCGTTCCGGCGAAGGCGGCCTAACCGTTCAACACCCCGATCCCCTCCGCGAGCTTCGCCTCGACAAAATCCATGTGCGCCACAATCGCATCGCGGGCCTTGTCGGGCTTGCGGGTGCGCACGGCATCAAGGATGTCGGCGTGATGCTGCCAGATCAGGTGCTGATCCTCGCGGTTCGGCACGAAGCTCTTGAGGCGATACAGCGCCGAAAAGCCGTCGCGCAACAGCTCCATCATCCGCATCGCCAGCGGATTGCCGGTGGCCGCCGCCAGGGCCTGGTGGAAAGCGACATCGTTGCGCTCCCAGGCGGCTTCAGCGACATCCAGCGTGCGCATGGCCTGCAGCGGCGCCTTCATGGCGCGCAGGTGGATGTCGGTGCGCACCTTGGCGGCGTGGCTGGCGCACCAGCCTTCCAGCGCCCGGCGGATCTCGAAGAACTCGCCGATGCGATGGGCCTGGGTGCGGATCAGTTCGATCAGCGGCTGCTGGATGCCGATCTGCGGCTCGGTGCCCACCACGAAGCTGCCGGTGCCGTGGCGGGTCTCGATCAGGCCGACCAGCTCCGCATGATAGATCGCCTCGCGCACGGTCTGCCGGCTGGTACGGAACATCGAGGCGAGTTCGCGCTCCGGCGGCAGCCGGCTGTCAGTGGCGAATTGTCCCGCGCGCAGCATCTGCGAGATCTGCGCGAATACCTGCTCGGATTTGCGGCCGCCGGCGAGCGGCTGGAACGGCGGAGATTTTTTCGGCTTGCTGGTTTTGCTGACGGCTCCCGCCGCCGATTTTTTCGCGCGCTGCTTGGCGATCTTCTTCGCCGCCGCTTTCGTCGTTGTCGCACGCGCGGTCCGGCGCGGCTTGGCTGCGGCTTTGGCTGGTCTCCCCGACACTTGCGATCGTCGCGCCATGACGGTTACTCCACTGTAGGCCTTGGTGAGACGTCGGCCCCGCGAATGCCGAGATAGATTTCCTGCACCTGCTGGTCGGTTTCGAGACGGAGATGTGGTGCGCGTTTCCACAAAGCATCTGCCGCGGATATTTTTTCGCCGGGACGCCGGTTGTCGAACGCGACGCCGGCGGTTACGGTCCCGCTGGTCAGATGTCTGACCACTGTGAAATGGGCCGGAGCGGTTGTCAACGCGGAACGGCGTCGGGCCGAAGCAGCAAAAGCAACAAACAGACGCAACGATAAAAGGGGCTCGTGACCATGACCTACAACGTCACCATTCTCACCCTGCG is drawn from Bradyrhizobium prioriisuperbiae and contains these coding sequences:
- a CDS encoding porin, producing the protein MKTANRILLGTAAGFIASSLVALGGARAADLPVKAKAVEYVRICSLYGAGFYYIPGTDTCIRIGGALRLDTSFNASTYDVPFWQGGTGGAGSYNRNYYSTRERLNLFIDTRQATDYGVLRTYANIQFDYAQGRENIAGGFVENDFLFIQFAGFTFGKAVSQFDPQWALAKPYISSGFLSGSNNSTGIAQLAYTASFGGGLSATISLEDAQPYRSAGVVNTSLGGANALLGPFGASAANYGTSGNNFQGNAQGGDHVPDIVGNLRLDQEWGTLHFGAAAHEVHGTYYTPSDSDSGKPDSTWGFAVTGAIELKNLPTGVGDSLKISADFANGAAKYVFGGTYDTSGAGRFAAIGGGGMAFGYVLDGVYGTGTSIIKSNAWDISGFYEHYWNPAWRTSVFASYSSISYGSSGDALLLAMANGGRLSTGVTTASGSFDFNVLQVGTRTAWTPVKNLTLSAEFTYSRLDQHLNGTFTTTTAGVPAGSAAGSVYTLKDQNLYNGSVQILRSF
- a CDS encoding sugar kinase → MAANDDRKIVLVTRKTRLEDLIAKYQTQAQAKFYVEHLGADFGDYQREHDVYMAQRRHTVATLEQWGRYQIIERSFLPNFIFGPHDIVVALGQDGVVANTMKYLDGHPLIGVNPDAGRYDGVLLPFVSADLAALLGEVAANKRPFKTVTMARAILTDGQVLHAVNDLFIGARTHTSAFYEIEADGRKETQSSSGLIVSTGLGSTAWFKSIVTGSLAVARGYYHDDMPEAYATQPWDTHELRFAVREPFPSKASQTQLVFGRLAEGDQLRLRSRMPENGVIFSDGIEADRLDFNSGTEAQIALADRQGRLVV
- a CDS encoding SPFH domain-containing protein: MFGVRFIKAPPTTYLMKYKGGNVTQAGAGLSTFYYAPSTSLVAVPIGSRDAAFIFQHTARDFQTLTVQGQVAYRIGDPKAAASMLNFALKSDGKAYESDDPEQLPQRILSAVEVLAQQAVKAMTLKEALQASDRIAETIMAGLKGRADIASLGLEILGVSIRGVKPSPDTAKALEAEAREAILKHADEAIFARRNFAVEQERAIRESELDTEIAVELKKRSIRETQMDAEASVVAKQNELREAGMVADIALEDKRKSLVALSSDNTRTLADAEAYRVGALMKIFEGVDTKVIQALAASGMQPNQLIAQAFTGIAEKAERIGQLNVSPDLLQTLLERPMPVERSRGR
- a CDS encoding NUDIX hydrolase, with protein sequence MAREALLRRTAGADALQFGRPLSTVDVVIFTIINDRLQVLLVRRGDDPSGPFPGAWVLPGGFVDVERDKDLEACALRKLREKTGVASPYLEQLGSWGSATRDPRGWSATHAYFALIPAVTITLTSGANAAETRWWPISGDRAEPKLGFDHGEILSTAVRRLRSKVEYTSLPAYLMPPEFTLPELQRVYETVLDRPLEKSAFRTRILAIDLIEPIAKMRKGPNRPAQLYRLRKSKTPVVFARPFNAPE
- a CDS encoding addiction module antidote protein: MALKTTKFDVQDHLKSLGEQIAYLEAAMDDGDSSFIATAIGDIARARGVTQFARETGLSREAIYKAFRPGGNPTIETLNKAMKALGLKLKLVPAKAA
- a CDS encoding FadR/GntR family transcriptional regulator, yielding MARRSQVSGRPAKAAAKPRRTARATTTKAAAKKIAKQRAKKSAAGAVSKTSKPKKSPPFQPLAGGRKSEQVFAQISQMLRAGQFATDSRLPPERELASMFRTSRQTVREAIYHAELVGLIETRHGTGSFVVGTEPQIGIQQPLIELIRTQAHRIGEFFEIRRALEGWCASHAAKVRTDIHLRAMKAPLQAMRTLDVAEAAWERNDVAFHQALAAATGNPLAMRMMELLRDGFSALYRLKSFVPNREDQHLIWQHHADILDAVRTRKPDKARDAIVAHMDFVEAKLAEGIGVLNG